GCTTTTTTTCTGTCCGAAATATCATATCCGATTCCTTTAAAACTGCCGTCTAAATTCCTGCTGATGTTCCAGTGAATCCATTTATTCTCGCCATGTTTCGTTTTTATTTTTTTCTCGAAACTCAATGCATTAATACCGGGATTACTTTGCAATTGCCGTTTAGCAATCAACATGCTTTGTTTTAGCGATTGACTTTTCTCGGCAGAGAATCGGGTCCAGTTATACCCCAATAATTCTTCGGGCTCAAAACCAAGAATGTTCCGAACCGAACGGCCTACATAGTCGATTGTTCCGTTTTCTTCAACGGAAACAACAAGTACATTCAACTGCTCCAAAAGCAGGTCATCCAAGAGTTGCATAACAATGAAAATTTAAAGGGGAGAAATCAATGAAACAATCAGATGAACCAATAACCGCAATTGAATTGGCGGACTGTCATCGGGAGAATAAAAATATGATTGCGTTGTTTCATCGGCAACAAATCTAGGAATTGAATCGGATCCGGAGGCTTTTCCTTCTTTCAGATTTATGCGATTTGCCCTATCCGATTTTATTCTTTTGTCTTGGAATCAATTATGATGGTAACAGGACCATCATTGGTGAGCTGCACTTGCATGTCTGCACCGAAAATTCCTTTTTGACATTCTTTTCCCTGCAGTTTGTTTAGCGTGCTGCAAAATTGTTCGTAGAGTGGAATGGCTATTTGCGGACGAGCAGCGCGGATAAAGGAGGGGCGGTTTCCTTTTTTGGTAGAGGCGAATAAGGTGAATTGCGATACCACTAGTAGTTCGCCATTGATATCATTCACCGATAAATTCATTTTTCCTTCATCATCAGAAAAAATCCGCATCGAAACAATTTTTGCAGTCAGCCATTCAATGTCTTCTTCACCATCTGCATCTTCAATACCCAGCAGAATTAATAATCCCTGTCCAATTTTTCCGCAGGTAATTTGATTGACGCTAACCTCTGCTGACTTTACGCGTTGTATAATTGCTCTCATCTCAATATCCCTTTCCGCGATAAGTTTCTTCTTCATCGTCGTTGTAAATCGACAAATAATTCACGTATCGGTTTTCCCAGATTTTTCCTTCTTCCACTGCTTTTTTAATTGCGCAACCAGGTTCGTTGATGTGCTGGCAATTATTGAATTTACATTCGCTCATTCTCGCTCTCATCTCCGGAAAATAATGCGATAATTCTTCCCGTTCCATATCCACCAGTCCAAAACCTTTAATTCCGGGTGTATCGATAATCCATCCACCGCCGGATAAGGGAAACATTTCTGCAAATGTGGTGGTGTGCATTCCTTTTTCGTGGTATTCGGAAATGCCGCCGGTTTTTAATTCTAGTCCGGGTTCCAACGCGTTAATGAAACTGCTTTTTCCAACACCGGAGTGACCCGCAATTAATGTCACCTTTTGGTGAAATAATTTTCGTAATTCCTGCATATCGTCTTTTTGGGTTGAATGCAGGATGCAGGTATAACCGATTTTTTCGTATTCACGTTTCAATGCTTTTACAATTTGTAATTCATCTTCATCGTAAATATCACTCTTATTAAAGCAAAGGATTACTGGAATATGATAAGCCTCTGCAGTCACTAAAAATCGATCTACAAAGCCGAATGGTGTCTCGGGTTGTTTTATGGTAATGAATAGAAATGCCTGATCGAGGTTGGCGGCAATAATGTGTGCCTGCCGGCTAAGATTTACA
The DNA window shown above is from Flavobacteriales bacterium and carries:
- the rsgA gene encoding ribosome small subunit-dependent GTPase A, which gives rise to MKGIVTKSTGSWYAVYLENGKSMDCRIKGVFRIKSGKSTNPIAVGDHVTIEEDRDGTGSIVAIDDRKNYIIRRSVNLSRQAHIIAANLDQAFLFITIKQPETPFGFVDRFLVTAEAYHIPVILCFNKSDIYDEDELQIVKALKREYEKIGYTCILHSTQKDDMQELRKLFHQKVTLIAGHSGVGKSSFINALEPGLELKTGGISEYHEKGMHTTTFAEMFPLSGGGWIIDTPGIKGFGLVDMEREELSHYFPEMRARMSECKFNNCQHINEPGCAIKKAVEEGKIWENRYVNYLSIYNDDEEETYRGKGY
- the dtd gene encoding D-tyrosyl-tRNA(Tyr) deacylase; translated protein: MRAIIQRVKSAEVSVNQITCGKIGQGLLILLGIEDADGEEDIEWLTAKIVSMRIFSDDEGKMNLSVNDINGELLVVSQFTLFASTKKGNRPSFIRAARPQIAIPLYEQFCSTLNKLQGKECQKGIFGADMQVQLTNDGPVTIIIDSKTKE
- a CDS encoding PAS domain S-box protein, which produces MQLLDDLLLEQLNVLVVSVEENGTIDYVGRSVRNILGFEPEELLGYNWTRFSAEKSQSLKQSMLIAKRQLQSNPGINALSFEKKIKTKHGENKWIHWNISRNLDGSFKGIGYDISDRKKA